A region from the Triticum urartu cultivar G1812 chromosome 1, Tu2.1, whole genome shotgun sequence genome encodes:
- the LOC125534092 gene encoding silicon efflux transporter LSI3-like — MALASLSKVVLGSAAFGVFWVLAVFPSVPFLPIGRTAGALLGAALMVVFHVISPDDAYASVDLPILGLLFATMVVGGYLKSAGMFGHLGRLLAWRSQGGRDLLCRICVVTALASALFTNDTCCVVLTEFVLELAAERNLPAKPFLLALATSANIGSSATPIGNPQNLVIAFNSKISFVGFLLGILPAMLVGMAVNMVMLLCMYWKDLEGSSPDAVAAEKEMAAVEEGRRPSPATSTTLKSPGQTMLVQSSSLVAGADHESVMVESISTKHRWFIQCSAPQRRLFLKSFAYVVTAGMLVAYMLGLNMSWTAITTAVALIVVDFRDAELCLGKVSYSLLVFFTGMFVTVSGFNKTGLPGAIWKVMEPYSKINHVRGITVLSLIVIVLSNLASNVPTVLLMGDEVAASAATISTAAVTRSWLLLAWVSTVAGNLSLLGSAANLIVCEQARRAPRNAHDLTFWSHVVFGAPSTLVVTAVGIPLIGIINAA; from the exons ATGGCGCTGGCGTCTTTGTCCAAGGTGGTGCTGGGGTCGGCGGCGTTCGGGGTATTCTGGGTGCTGGCCGTGTTCCCGTCGGTCCCTTTCCTGCCGATCGGGCGCACGGCGGGTGCGCTGCTGGGGGCTGCTCTGATGGTCGTCTTCCACGTGATCAGCCCGGACGACGCCTACGCGTCCGTGGACCTCCCCATCCTGGGCCTCCTCTTTGCCACCATGGTCGTCGGCGGCTACCTCAAGAGCGCCGGCATGTTCGGGCACCTTGGCCGGCTGCTGGCGTGGCGGAGCCAGGGCGGGCGCGACCTGCTATGCCGCATCTGCGTCGTCACGGCCCTCGCCAGCGCGCTCTTCACCAACGACACCTGCTGCGTCGTGCTCACGGAGTTCGTGCTCGAGCTCGCCGCCGAGCGCAACCTCCCCGCGAAGCCGTTCCTGCTGGCGCTGGCCACCAGCGCCAACATCGGGTCCAGCGCCACGCCCATCGGGAACCCGCAGAACCTGGTCATCGCCTTCAACAGTAAGATCTCATTCGTGGGCTTCCTCCTCGGCATCCTGCCGGCCATGCTCGTTGGTATGGCCGTCAACATGGTCATGCTGCTCTGCATGTACTGGAAGGACCTCGAGGGGAGCAGTCCCGACGCGGTGGCCGCCGAGAAGGAGATGGCGGCAGTCGAGGAGGGTCGCCGGCCGTCCCCGGCGACGTCGACGACGCTCAAGAGCCCCGGCCAGACGATGCTGGTCCAGTCCTCGTCGCTGGTCGCCGGCGCCGACCACGAGTCGGTGATGGTGGAGAGCATCTCGACCAAGCACCGGTGGTTCATACAGTGCTCGGCGCCGCAGCGGAGGCTGTTCCTCAAGAGCTTCGCGTACGTCGTGACCGCCGGCATGCTGGTTGCCTACATGCTGGGGCTCAACATGTCGTGGACGGCCATCACCACCGCCGTCGCCCTCATCGTGGTGGACTTCCGCGACGCCGAGCTCTGCCTCGGCAAGGTGTCTTACTCGTTGCTGGTTTTCTTCACGGGAATGTTCGTGACCGTGAGCGGGTTCAACAAGACGGGGCTCCCCGGCGCCATCTGGAAAGTCATGGAGCCATACTCCAAGATCAACCACGTGAGGGGCATCACAGTGCTCTCCCTCATCGTCATCGTCCTCTCCAACCTTGCCTCCAACGTACCAACCG TGCTGCTGATGGGTGACGAGGTGGCGGCGTCGGCAGCGACGATCTCGACGGCGGCGGTGACGCGGTCGTGGCTGCTGCTGGCGTGGGTGAGCACGGTGGCGGGTAACCTGTCCCTGCTGGGGTCGGCGGCGAACCTCATCGTGTGCGAGCAGGCACGCCGGGCGCCGCGCAACGCGCACGACCTCACCTTCTGGAGCCACGTCGTCTTCGGCGCGCCGTCCACGCTCGTCGTCACCGCCGTCGGCATACCCCTCATTGGCATCATCAACGCTGCCTAG